Proteins from one Mycteria americana isolate JAX WOST 10 ecotype Jacksonville Zoo and Gardens chromosome 1, USCA_MyAme_1.0, whole genome shotgun sequence genomic window:
- the SIK1 gene encoding serine/threonine-protein kinase SIK1, whose amino-acid sequence MVIMSEYTSVPAAGQAQQRPLRVGFYDIERTLGKGNFAVVKLARHRVTKTQVAIKIIDKTRLDPSNLEKIYREVQIMKLLNHPHIIKLYQVMETKDMLYIVTEFAKNGEMFDHLTSNGHLSESEARKKFWQILSAVEYCHSHHIVHRDLKTENLLLDANMNIKLADFGFGNFYKSGEPLSTWCGSPPYAAPEVFEGKEYEGPHLDIWSLGVVLYVLVCGSLPFDGPNLPTLRQRVLEGRFRIPYFMSEDCETLIRRMLVVDPTKRITISQIKQHKWMQADPSLQQQQSLSFSMQNYNSNLGDYNEQVLGIMQTLGIDRQRTVESLQNSSYNHFAAIYYLLLERLKEYRSSQLSSRPATGRQQRPRSSEISNVEMPQDSLTSETLRSSLLYQQPQSLIQPSLQAEMDCDMSNPLQPVFFPVDPNFNGLFRNRSISPNSLLETTISEEVRQEKELEDEIKAYDHPIRIPSNTSRRHTLAEVTTHFYQHAPPCIVISSSASPTEGTSSDSCLTSSSNDSSVALSSCLAGQVMTGSPATARMTSPFLASQSDAPVLQAQGCMGGASLLPVSFQEGRRASDTSLTQGLKAFRQQLRKNARAKGFLGLNKIKGFARQVCQSSSSRAARSAMSPFQHTQPSTCMYSSSGSSREGRSLLEEVLQQQRMLQLQHHQLLQTACPQTSQTSATNGVPSSDSVGTCKASNSLLLSELQRENSFELAFAGNSQLLQPHFFGVSVSPVSSAAHLLDSHLYISSNVSPVGTTFSQQQSFSAQSPSYDAVTLQHGDCEMEDLTSNQLGKFVLVK is encoded by the exons ATGGTGATCATGTCAGAGTATACCTCCGTGCCCGCTGCCGGACAAGCCCAGCAGCGGCCTCTGCGAGTCGGCTTCTACGATATCGAGAGGACCCTGGGAAAAGGCAACTTCGCGGTGGTCAAACTGGCCAGGCACAGGGTGACCAAAACGCAG gttgcaataaaaataatagataaaACAAGGTTAGACCCAAGCAATCTGGAGAAGATTTATAGAGAAGTTCAGATAATGAAGCTTTTGAATCACCCCCACATTATCAAGCTATATCAG GTTATGGAGACAAAGGATATGCTTTACATTGTTACTGAGTTTGCAAAGAATGGAGAAATGTTTG ATCATCTGACCTCCAATGGGCACTTAAGTGAAAGCGAAGCACGGAAGAAGTTCTGGCAGATTCTTTCAGCAGTGGAATATTGTCACAGCCACCACATAGTGCACAGGGATCTCAAAACAGAGAACCTTCTGCTAGATGCTAACATGAATATCAAGTTAGCAG ACTTCGGCTTTGGAAACTTCTACAAGTCGGGAGAGCCCCTCTCCACTTGGTGTGGAAGCCCACCTTATGCAGCTCCAGAAGTTTTTGAAGGCAAAGAATATGAAGGACCTCACCTTGATATATGG AGCCTTGGGGTGGTGCTGTATGTCCTTGTCTGTGGTTCTCTGCCTTTTGATGGACCCAATTTACCAACTCTGAGGCAAAGAGTGCTGGAGGGGCGGTTCCGCATCCCTTACTTCATGTCAGAAG ACTGTGAAACACTAATCCGACGGATGTTGGTTGTGGACCCAACCAAGCGAATAACCATTTCCCAAATAAAACAGCACAAGTGGATGCAAGCTGACCCATCTCTTCAACAGCAGCAGTCTTTGTCCTTCTCCATGCAAAACTACAACTCCAACCTGGGTGACTACAATGAACAGGTCCTTGGGATCATGCAAACACTTGGCATCGACAGGCAGAGAACTGTTGAG TCTCTGCAAAACAGCAGCTACAACCATTTTGCTGCAATTTATTACCTGCTCTTGGAGCGCCTCAAAGAGTATCGAAGCAGCCAGCTATCGAGTCGTCCAGCAACTGGCCGTCAGCAAAGGCCGAGGAGCTCCGAGATCAGCAATGTTGAG ATGCCTCAGGACAGTCTCACTAGTGAAACCCTGCGATCATCTCTGCTTTACCAGCAACCTCAGAGCCTGATTCAGCCTTCCTTGCAAGCAGAAATGGACTGTGACATGAGCAATCCATTACAG CCTGTGTTCTTTCCTGTGGATCCCAACTTCAACGGGCTCTTCCGGAACCGCTCCATCTCCCCCAACAGCCTGCTGGAGACCACCATTAGCGAAGAAGTAAGGCAAGAGAAGGAGCTGGAAGATGAAATTAAGGCGTATGACCACCCCATCCGCATCCCTAGCAACACCAGCAGGAGGCACACACTGGCCGAAGTGACCACTCATTTCTATCAGCATGCCCCTCCAT GTATAGTCATTTCCTCTTCTGCAAGCCCCACAGAGGGAACTAGTTCAGACAGCTGCCTTACTTCATCTTCAAATGACAGCTCAGTGGCCCTGAGCAGCTGTTTGGCAGGTCAAGTAATGACGGGGAGCCCAGCCACAGCTAGGATGACGTCACCCTTCCTAGCTTCCCAGTCTGACGCTCCGGTGTTACAAGCCCAGGGCTGCATGGGAGGTGCTTCTCTCCTGCCTGTCAGCTTCCAAGAAGGCAGGCGAGCATCTGATACCTCATTAACTCAAG GCTTGAAGGCTTTTAGACAGCAGCTGCGGAAGAACGCTCGAGCCAAGGGGTTTCTCGGCTTGAATAAAATCAAAGGCTTTGCTCGGCAGGTGTGTCAGTCCTCCTCATCTCGGGCAGCAAGGAGTGCCATGAGCCCTTTCCAACATACACAACCGAGCACCTGCATGTacagcagcagcgggagcagcagagagggaagaagcCTCCTGGAGGAGGTGctacagcagcagag AATGCTCCAGCTCCAGCATCACCAGCTACTCCAGACAGCTTGTCCCCAGACTTCTCAGACATCTGCAACAAATGGCGTCCCCTCCTCTGATAGCGTAGGTACCTGCAAAGCATCCAATTCTCTTCTGTTGTCAGAGCTACAAAGAGAGAACTCATTTGAGCTGGCCTTTGCTGGCAACAGCCAACTGCTCCAACCTCATTTCTTTGGTGTCAGCGTGTCACCGGTGTCCTCAGCAGCTCACCTCCTAGACTCGCACCTGTACATCAGCAGCAATGTCTCTCCGGTTGGCACCACCTTCTCTCAGCAACAGAGTTTCTCTGCACAGTCTCCAAGCTATGACGCTGTCACTCTGCAGCATGGGGACTGTGAGATGGAGGACCTGACTTCCAACCAGCTAGGGAAGTTCGTCCTAGTCAAATGA